In one Euleptes europaea isolate rEulEur1 chromosome 12, rEulEur1.hap1, whole genome shotgun sequence genomic region, the following are encoded:
- the LOC130485214 gene encoding MICOS complex subunit MIC10-like yields the protein MASEGELGRKWGWCLADSVVKVGAGFGLGIVFSVVFFKRKTWPITFGLGMSLGMAHSNCQHDFQSPYLLHGRFVKDQ from the coding sequence ATGGCGTCGGAGGGCGAGCTGGGCAGGAAGTGGGGCTGGTGCTTGGCTGACTCCGTAGTCAAGGTGGGTGCTGGTTTTGGGCTGGGCATTGTCTTCTCGGTTGTCTTCTTTAAAAGGAAGACGTGGCCTATCACTTTTGGGTTGGGGATGAGTTTAGGAATGGCACACTCAAATTGCCAACACGACTTCCAGTCTCCTTACCTTCTCCATGGGAGATTTGTCAAGGATCAATGA